The proteins below come from a single Bubalus kerabau isolate K-KA32 ecotype Philippines breed swamp buffalo chromosome 19, PCC_UOA_SB_1v2, whole genome shotgun sequence genomic window:
- the LOC129634283 gene encoding LOW QUALITY PROTEIN: mast cell protease 2-like (The sequence of the model RefSeq protein was modified relative to this genomic sequence to represent the inferred CDS: deleted 1 base in 1 codon), with translation MHRPPLPLLLLLLLCCRTQAGEIIGGTESKPHSRPYMAYLQIVTWHGKLAACGGFLIRRDFVLTAAHCAGRVCTVTLGAHNLQKKEDTWQRLEVIKQFPYPKYERVGLHDIMLLKLKEKANLTLSVRTLPLPPHFTFIHPGIMCWVAGWGQTAVNEPASSILQEVKLRIMEPRACSHFSVFNHNLQLCVGNPQSTKSAFKGDSGGPLLCAGVAQGIVSYGLPNAKPPAVFTRISPYRPWIDEVLKEN, from the exons ATGCATCGTCCTCCTCtcccgctgctgctgctcctcctcctgTGTTGCAGAACCCAGGCTG GGGAGATCATCGGGGGCACAGAGAGCAAGCCACACTCCCGCCCCTACATGGCCTACCTGCAAATTGTTACCTGGCATGGTAAGCTGGCGGCTTGTGGTGGTTTCTTGATAAGAAGGGACTTTGTGCTGACGGCTGCTCACTGTGCGGGAAG G GTCTGTACAGTCACCCTCGGAGCCCATAACttacaaaagaaagaagacacatGGCAGAGGCTTGAGGTCATAAAACAGTTTCCTTACCCAAAATATGAGCGTGTTGGTCTCCACGACATCATGTTACTGAAG TTGAAGGAGAAAGCCAACCTGACCCTG AGTGTGAGGACACTCCCCCTTCCACCCCATTTCACCTTCATCCATCCTGGGATAATGTGCTGGGTGGCCGGCTGGGGACAAACAGCTGTGAATGAACCAGCCTCCAGCATTCTGCAAGAGGTGAAGCTGAGAATCATGGAGCCCCGGGCCTGCAGCCACTTCTCTGTTTTTAACCACAATCTCCAGCTGTGTGTGGGCAATCCCCAGAGCACAAAATCTGCATTTA AGGGAGACTCTGGGGGCCCTCTTCTGTGTGCTGGGGTGGCCCAGGGCATTGTCTCCTATGGACTGCCCAATGCAAAGCCCCCGGCCGTCTTCACCCGGATCTCCCCTTACCGGCCCTGGATCGATGAGGTCCTGAAAGAGAATTAA
- the LOC129633873 gene encoding duodenase-1 — protein MVLLLLLVALLSPTGEAGKIIGGHEAKPHSRPYMAFLLFKISGKPHRCGGFLVREDFVLTAAHCLGSSINVTLGAHNIMERERTQQVIPVRRAIPHPHYNDETLANDIMLLQLTRKAGITDAVSPINLPRSLAKVKPGMMCSVAGWGRLGVNMPSTDKLQEVDLEVQSEEKCIARFKKYIPSTQICAGDPSKRKNSFSGDSGGPLVCNGVAQGIVSYGKDDGTTPDVYTRISSFLSWIQTTMRRYKRQGSA, from the exons ATGGTCCTGCTCCTGCTCCTGGTGGCCCTTCTGTCCCCTACCGGGGAGGCAG GGAAAATCATCGGGGGCCACGAGGCCAAGCCACACTCCCGTCCCTACATGGCGTTCCTTCTCTTCAAGATTTCAGGGAAACCTCACCGCTGTGGGGGTTTCCTCGTGCGTGAGGACTTCGTGCTGACAGCGGCTCACTGCCTGGGAAG CTCAATCAACGTCACCCTGGGGGCCCACAACATCATGGAACGAGAGAGGACCCAGCAGGTCATCCCAGTGAGAAGAGCCATCCCCCACCCACACTATAATGATGAGACTCTGGCCAACGACATCATGTTACTGCAG CTGACTAGGAAGGCTGGCATTACGGATGCAGTGAGCCCCATCAACCTGCCCAGGAGCTTGGCGAAGGTGAAGCCAGGGATGATGTGCAGTGTGGCTGGCTGGGGGCGACTGGGGGTAAATATGCCCTCTACAGACAAACTACAGGAGGTAGATCTTGAAGTCCAAAGTGAGGAGAAATGTATCGCTCGCTTCAAAAAGTACATCCCCTCCACACAGATATGTGCTGGAGATCCAAGCAAGAGGAAGAATTCTTTCTCG GGTGACTCTGGGGGCCCGCTTGTGTGTAATGGTGTGGCCCAGGGCATTGTGTCCTATGGAAAAGATGATGGGACAACTCCAGATGTCTACACCAGAATCTCCAGCTTTCTGTCCTGGATCCAGACAACAATGAGACGGTACAAACGCCAGGGATCAGCGTGA
- the LOC129633887 gene encoding duodenase-1-like: MVLLLLLVALLSPTGEAGKIIGGHEAKPHSRPYMAFLQFKTSGKPNHCGGFLVREDFVLTAAHCLGSSINVTLGAHNIMERERTQQVIPVRRPIPHPRYNDETWANDIMLLQLMRKANVTTAVSPISLPRDWDTVNPGILCSVAGWGRLDVDMSCTNKLQEVELEVQRAEKCTSRYKHYSTTTQICVGDPRKRKSSFKGDSGGPLVCNGVAQGIVSYGKKDGTPPRVFTRISSFLPWIQKTMKQYELQGPD, encoded by the exons ATGGTCCTGCTCCTGCTCCTGGTGGCCCTTCTGTCCCCTACCGGGGAGGCAG GGAAAATCATCGGGGGCCACGAGGCCAAGCCACACTCCCGTCCCTACATGGCGTTTCTTCAGTTCAAGACTTCGGGGAAACCTAACCACTGTGGGGGTTTCCTCGTGCGTGAGGACTTCGTGCTGACAGCGGCTCACTGCCTGGGAAG CTCAATCAACGTCACCCTGGGGGCCCACAACATCATGGAACGAGAGAGGACCCAGCAGGTCATCCCAGTGAGAAGACCCATCCCCCACCCACGCTATAATGATGAGACTTGGGCCAATGACATCATGTTACTGCAG CTGATGAGGAAGGCAAATGTGACCACTGCTGTGAGCCCCATCAGTCTGCCCAGGGACTGGGATACAGTGAATCCAGGGATACTATGCAGTGTGGCTGGCTGGGGGCGTCTTGATGTGGATATGTCCTGCACAAATAAACTACAGGAGGTAGAGCTTGAAGTCCAAAGGGCCGAGAAATGCACCTCTCGCTACAAACATTACAGTACCACCACCCAGATATGTGTAGGGGACCCGAGAAAGAGGAAGAGTTCCTTTAAG GGTGACTCCGGGGGCCCACTTGTGTGTAATGGTGTGGCCCAGGGCATTGTGTCCTATGGAAAAAAGGATGGGACACCTCCACGGGTCTTCACCAGAATCTCAAGCTTTCTGCCTTGGATCcaaaaaacaatgaaacagtaCGAACTTCAGGGACCAGATTGA